CTCGGTCTCGCGGTACGGGGAGGCCACCGAGCCGCAGTCGAGGTGGTCGCGGCCGATGGCGAGGGGGGCGGCGAGGGTGCCGTTGCCGACCATGTCGTTGAACATGTCGCCGGCCTTGTCGCGCTCGCCCTGGCCGAGCCAGCAGATGCGGGCGGGCAGGCCCTGGAAGTGGACGCGCTCGCCGGCCATCTTGATCCAGCGGTGCAGGGACTCGTTCTCCGGGAAGAGGTCGAGGATCGCCTTGTCCGTCTTGTGGATGTCGGAGGCCTCGCCGGAGAGGGCGGCCCAGCGGAAGGGGCCCTTGCCCTCGCAGAACAGCGGGCGGATGTAGGCCGGGACGAAGCCGGGGAAGGCGAAGGCGCGGTCGTAGCCGGCCAGCTGGGCCTCGCCGCGGATCGAGTTGCCGTAGTCGAAGACCTCGGCGCCCGCGTCCATGAAGCCGACCATGGCCTCGACGTGCTTGGCCATCGACTCGCGCGAGCGCTGGGTGAAGCCGGCCGGGTCCTTGGCGGCGGCGTCGGCCATGTCCTCGAAGGCGACGCCGACCGGGAGGTAGGACAGCGGGTCGTGGGCCGAGGTCTGGTCGGTCACGATGTCGATCGGGGCGCCCTCGGCGAGCATCTGCGGGAGCAGCTCGGCGGCGTTGCCGAGGAGGCCGATGGAGAGCGGGCGGCGGGCGTCGCGGGCCTCGACGGCGAGCTGGAGGGCGTGGGCCGGGTTGTCGGCCTTGACGTCCAGGTAGCGGTGCTCGATGCGGCGCTCGATGGCGCGCGGGTCGACGTCGATGCAGATCGCGACGCCGTCGTTCATCGTCACGGCGAGGGGCTGGGCGCCGCCCATGCCGCCGAGGCCGGCGGTGAGGGTGATGGTGCCGGCCAGGGTGCCGCCGAACTTCTTGGCCGCGACGGCGGCGAAGGTCTCGTAGGTGCCCTGGAGGATGCCCTGGGTGCCGATGTAGATCCAGGAGCCGGCCGTCATCTGGCCGTACATGGTGAGGCCGAGCTGCTCCAGGCGGCGGAACTCCTCCCAGTTCGCCCAGTCGCCGACCAGGTTGGAGTTGGCGAGGAGGACGCGCGGGGCCCACTCGTGGGTCTGCATGACGCCGACCGGGCGGCCGGACTGGACGAGCATCGTCTCGTCCTGCTTGAGGGTGCGCAGGGTGCGGACCATGGCGTCGAAGGAGCGCCAGTCGCGGGCGGCCTTGCCGGTGCCGCCGTAGACGACGAGCTTGTCGGGGTGCTCGGCGACCTCGGGGTCGAGGTTGTTCTGGAGCATCCGGAGGGCGGCTTCCTGCTGCCATCCCAGGGCGCTCAGTTCCGTACCGCGGGCGGCTCGTACGGGGCGGGGTCCTGACATGGGGGTGCCTCCTCGGATGTCGTTCAGATATTCACATACTGGCTCGCTGAATAGTCTTAGTCAACAGGGCATACCGGCCACGCCGCGGACGGCGCATGGACAAGACTGGGCCGCATGGCCTCCTCCCGTCGCGATCTCGCCGTCCGAGCCACCGTCGATCAAGGACTCCTCTCCCCCGCCGAGCCCGTCGTCGCCCTCCTCGACACCGCCGGCATCCGCGCCTCCGCCGCCGCCCTGACCAGCGCGTTCGCCGCCGTCACCGACGCCCACGTGCTCCACGCCTTCGCCGTGAAGGCCACCCCGCTCGTCCCCGTCCTGCGCCTGCTCCACGAGGCCGGGCTCGGGGTCGAGGTCGCCAGCCCCGGCGAGCTGGCCCTCGCCCGCGCCGCCGGGATCCCGCCCGCGCACACCGTCCTCGACTCCCCCGCCAAGACCCCGGCCGAGCTCCGCCAGGCCCTCGCGCTCGGGATCGCCGTCAACGCCGACAACCTCCAGGAGCTGGCCCGCCTCGACGCGCTCGTCGCCTCCGCCCCCACCGCCTCACCGCTCGGGCTCCGGGTGAACCCGCAGGTCGGAGCCGGTTCCATCGGCGCGCTCTCGACCGCGACCGCCACCTCCAAATTCGGCGTGACACTCCGCGACGAAGGCGCCCGCAAGACCGTCGTCGCCGCCTGCCTGGAGCGGCCCTGGCTGACCCGGCTGCACACCCACACCGGCTCCCAGGGCATCCCGCTCGCCCTCATGGCCCAGGGGGTCGGCGAGGCGTACGCGCTGGCCGAGGAGATCAACCGGGCGGCCGGCCGGCAACAGATCGACACCCTCGACATCGGCGGCGGACTGCCGGTGAACTTCACCTCCGACGAGGAGACCCCGACGTACGCGGAGTACGCCCGGCTGCTCGCCGACACCGTCCCCGGGCTCTTCGACGGCCGCTACCGGCTCGTCACCGAGTTCGGGCGCTCCCTGCTGGCCAAGCACGGCACGGTCCTCGCCCGGGTGGAGTACACGAAGACCTCCGGCGGCCGCCCGATCGCCGTCACCCACGCCGGCGTCCAGCTGGCCACCCGTACGGTCTACGCCCCCGAGTCCTGGCCACTGCGCGTCCTCGCGTACGACTCCGAGGGCCGCCCCCGCACCGGCGACGTCACCGTCCAGGACGTGGCCGGCCCCGCCTGCTTCGCCGGGGACCTGCTCGCCACGGGCCGGGCGCTGCCGCTGCTGCACCCCGGGGACGTCGTGGCGGTCCCGGACACCGGCGCGTACTACTTCGCCCACCACTACGCGTACAACAGCCTGCGCCGGCCCGGGATCCACGGCTTCACCGTCGACGACGACGGGGCGGTGACCTTCACGACCGTCCGCGAACCCCAGACGCTCGACGAGATCGTCGCCGAGGCGGGCGGGGCGCGGGCGGACGCGCTGGTCCGGTAGCGGTGGCCCGGCGGCCCGGCTTCCATGGAGCCATGACTGGAACGGGTACGGACACCACCTCCGTCGTCGTCGAGCGCCGGGTCGCCGCCTCCCCCGGACGGGTCTGGGAGGCCATCACCGACCTGAAGGACATGCCCCGGGTCCTCTCCGGCGTCGACCGGGTGCAGGTGCTCACCGAGGGCGGCTTCGACGTGGGCACGCGCTGGCGCGAGACCCGGCGGATGTTCGGCAAGGAGGCCACCGAGGAGATGACCGTGACCGAGTGCGAGCCGCCCGACCGGTACGTCACGGTCGCCGACTCGCACGGCATGCACTACGTCTCCGAGCTCACCCTCACCCCCGACGGCGCCGGGTCCACCACCCTGCGGATGGCCTTCTCCGCGCGGCCCGCCGGCGGCCGCGCCCCCGGGGTCGTCGCCCGGCTGCTCGCCCGCTTCGGCGCGAAGGCGGTCGCGAAGGCGCTCGCGAAGGACCTGTCCGACATCGCGCACGCGGTGGAATCGCGCGGCTGACCGCCCCGTCGAAGATCTCTTCGGATCAATTCGCGTCAGACAGCGGCATGTTCCGATGGAAAATGCCAGAACGCCTCCCCGGGGCACGAACGTTCAGTAGCGTCACCGTCACTGCCGCACGTTCGCACGCCGCATCGGGAGGGGAATCCGCGTGCCCGGAATCGACGAGTGCCTCCTGGAGGCCATGGCCCTGCCCGGGGCCCGGGGCGCCTCCCTGGTCGACTGGACCAGCGGGCTCGCGCTCGGGACCGCGGGCGAATCACCGGTCGGCGACCATGAGACGACAGCCGCCGAGACCGCCGAACTAGCCCGTTCCGCAGCCGAGTTCGACTCCTTCACCACGACGGGCGGAGGACCGGGGGACGAACCGCCCGTCGAGGACCTGATCGTCACCACCCGCGCCGGTTACCACGTCCTCCGCTTCGTCGAGACCTCCTTCGACAGCAGCGTCTTCCTCCACCTCTGGCTCGACCGCGACTCCGGCAACCTCGCCCTCGCCCGGCTCCGGCTCCGCGACCTCGCCGAGAGACTGGTCCTCGGATGAGCCCGGCCACCGCCGCCACACCCAGGACGGCCGTCTCCCCGATGCTGGTCCGGCTCGCCGCCGAGAAGGCCACCGGCGCCCTGCTCCGCGACCACGGCACGCTCTACCTCGTCGACGGCCGGGTCGTGCACGCCGAGTCCCCCGCCGCCCCCGGCGTCGACGTCCTCCTCACCACCGGCGGCCGGCTGCCCCGCGAGGGCTGGGACGAGGCCGTCGACCGGGCCGGCGCCCACCGCGCGGTCGGCCGCTTCCTCGTCGACAGCGGCCGGCTGCACGACGGCGAGCTGGAGATCTGCCACCTCGGCGCCGTCTTCGACGCGGCCTTCTTCGCCCTCTCCCCCACCAGCGGACCGACCCGCTTCCGGTACGGGGTGGGGCACTGGTTCGGCACGGTGCGGCCGGTCTCCGCCGAGGCCGTCGAGCGCGAGACCGTCCGCCGCCGCGAACTCCTCGACGCCGTCTGGCCGTACGCCTCCGTGGACACCGCCCCGGTCGTACCGCGCCCCGCCTCCCCCGGCCAGACCGTGGGGGCCCGGCAGCGCGCGCTGCTCGCCGCCGCCGACGGGGAGCGGACCCCCGCCGAACTGGCCCGGCTGCTCGGCCGGCCCGCCTTCCACACGCTGCTCGACGTGCGGCGCCTCGCCGCCGCCGGGCTCGTCGAGACACCGCTGGAACCCGCATCCGCACCGCCCCCGCCGGTGGTTTCAGCGGCCCCGCCGGTGGCCGATCCCGACATCGCCCTGCTGCGCCGGCTCCGTGACGCCCTGGAGGCACACCTGTGATGAGGCGTGCCCTGCGCATGCGCGCCGAGAGGAGACAGCTCATGACGGCAGAAGCCGAGGTCCTCGGCGAGCTCAGACGGCTGCGGGCCCGGCTGCCCCAGCTCACCGGGGCCCTGGCGGCCAGCGCCGACGGACTCGTGCTCGCCCATGACACGGTCGACGGCGAGGCGGAGAGCGTGGCCGCGCTGACCGCGGCGGCGCTCGGCGTCGGCCAGCGGCTGACCGACACCACCGGTCAGGGCCGCTTCCGTGAGCTGCTCGTACGCGGCGAGGACGGCTATGTGGCGACGTACGCGGCGGGCGGCTCGGCCGTCCTGACGCTGCTCGCCGAACCCCGGATCAACGTGGGGCGGCTCCATCTGGAGGCCCGCAGGGCGAGCGCCCGGATAGGGGAACTCGTCGACGGCGCGCTGGAACGCAGAGACCTGAACTGAATCCGTCCGATCAGCAATCCGTCCGATCAGCACCGAGAAGGAAGAGAACGACACCATGGCGAACACCGAGACCTCCCTCAAGGAAGCGGCCCAGATCGAAGGCACGATCGGCGCGGCCCTCGTCGACTACACGAGCGGCATGGCGCTCGGCACGATCGGCGGTGGCAAGGACCTCGACCTGAACATGGCCGCGGCCGGCAACACCGACGTCGTCCGGGCCAAGGTCCGGACGATGGAGATGCTGGGCCTCAACGACGACATCGAGGACATCCTGATCACCCTCGGCAACCAGTACCACCTGATCCGGCTCCTGAAGGGGCGCGGCACCAACGGCCTCTTCCTCTACCTGGCGCTCGACAAGAACCGCGCGAACCTGGCGATGGCCCGCCACCAGCTGAAGAAGATCGAGGCCGAGCTGGAGGTCTGACGGCTACTCGACGAACAGGCCCCGGGCCGCCGCCTTCGTGTCGAACTCCTCCAGACGCGCCTGCGCGTCGGGGAGTTCGTCGGCCATGGCCTCCAGGAGGACCCGGCCGAGGAGCATCGGCGCGCAGGCCGTGTCGAAGGCGAGTCCGGTGCCCACGGCGGCCGGGATGAGCAGGTCGCTGTGGGCGGCGACGGGCGCGAAGGCCGACTCGGCGACGGTCACGACCGTGAGCCCGGCCGCCCGCGCGTACTCCAGGGCCTCGACGACCTCCTTGGGGTGCCGGGGCAGCGCGAAGCAGAGCAGGGCCGTGGCCCCGGCCCGTACGGCCGCGTCGATGCGGTCCTTGAGCATCGAGCCGCCCTCGTCGAGGAGCCGGACGTCCGGGTGCACCTTGGCGGCGAAGTAGGCGAAGCCGCGGGCCTGCGAGGAGGCGGCCCGCAGTCCGAGCACGGCCAACGGCCGGGAACCGGCGAGGAGCCGGCCGGCCTTCTCGACGGGTGCGGGATCGGCGAGGAGCCGGGCGAGGTGCTGGAGGTTCTCGATCTCGGCGAGCACGGCCTGCTGGTACTCGTTGTGGCCGGAGGTCTCCTCGGCGGCCGCGGGCATGCTGTCCCGCAGGTGCTTGCGGAGCGCCGGGTAGCCGTCGAAGCCGAGGGCGACCGCGAAGCGGGTGACGGAGGGCTGGCTGACGCCGGCGAGCTCGGCGAGCTCGACGCTGGACAGGAACGGCACGTCGCCGGCGCGCCGGACCATGCAGTGCGCGATCCGCCGCTGCGTCGGCGTCAGCCGGTGCCCCTCGAAGAGCGCCTGCAGCCGACCGGCCGGGCTGTCGCTCATGCCGCCCCCTTCACTTATTCATCCACAGAAGACCTTGTATAAGGATATGCAGGCGCTCGGCCTCAGGGCGAGGGGCGGGCGGCCACGGCCGTGCAGGACTCCTCCGGGCCGTGGGCCGTGACCCGGGGCCGGTCCTTCGCCGTGAGCTCGACGGTGAAGCAGCGGGTGGCCATGGCCTCGGCCGGGCCGAAGACGACCACGGTCCGCTCGTACCCGCGGGAGAAGGACACCAGGACCCGGGTGCCGTGCTCCGTGGGGCGCACCTCCATGAGCGTCCCGAGGCGCGGGCCGCCGTCGGCGAGCCGGTCGAGGGCGGCCCGCACGTCCTGCTCGGAGGGCGTGCCGCCCTCGGCGGCGAGGGCGTCGGCGAACCGTTCCGCGTCCGCCCGGGTGGCCTCGAAGGCCTCGTCCTGCCGACCGGACTCACGGGCCTGGGCGAGGACGAAGAAGGCGGCGATCGCCACGGCGGGGACGAGCAGAACCGCGGCCAGGACCTTGGCCCAGAACGGGGTTCCGCCTCTGCGTTCGGATGTCACTGGTTCCGGAGGTTACCCGCGGAGGACCCGGGAGCGCAGGCGAACGGGCCCCCGCGTGAGCGAGGGCCCGTCGGCGTCGTGCGAGGTGGTTGGCGCGGGGACCGCCGCACCCCCGGAACGGGGGGCGGGACGACGGCGGTCCCCGCGAGGACCACGGGACCGGGTCAGGGCCGGTCACCGCGTCCGCGGCGTCTGTGGAGGCCCGGGAGCCGCTCCGGAAGTCCGTGACGCCGACGACCACCAATGTGCCGGACGCTTGTTAAGCGGGTGCTGCGGGTACGTGTCGCCCTCGTACCAGTTGTACGAACTGCTGCGTACCGCCTACTTCGAGCCGCCGTTGGCCAGGAAGGCCAGCAGGTCCTGGCGGCTCACCACACCGGTCGGCTTGCCCTCGACCAGCACGATCGCCGCGTCGGCGGACTCGCCGAGGACGGCCATCAGGGCGGCGACCGGCTCGCCCGAGCCGACCTGCGGCAGCGGCGCGCTCATGTGCTGCTCCAGCGGGTCCTCCAGGGAGGCCTTCTGGGTGAACAGGTGGTCCAGGAGCTCGCGCTCCACGACCGAGCCGACGACCTCGGCCGCCATGACGTCGGGGTGGCCGGCGCCGGGCTTCACGATGGGCATCTGGGAGACGCCGTACTCGCGCAGCACCTCGATGGCCTGGCCGACGGTCTCGTCCGGGTGCATGTGGACGAGCGAGGGCAGGACGCCCTCCTTGTGACGCAGGACGTCGGCGACGGTCGCGGTGGAGGTGTCCTCCAGGAAGCCGTGGCCGGCCATCCACTCGTCGCTGAAGATCTTCGACATGTAGCCGCGGCCCGAGTCCGGGAGCAGCACGACGACGACGTCGTCGGGGCCGAGCTCCTTGGCGACCTCCAGGGCCGCGACGACGGCCATGCCGCAGGAGCCGCCGACGAGGAGGCCCTCCTCCTTGGCGAGGCGGCGGGTCATCTGGAACGAGTCCTTGTCGGACACGGCGACGATCCGGTCCGTGACGTTCCGGTCGTACGCGGTCGGCCAGAAGTCCTCGCCGACGCCCTCGACCAGGTACGGACGGCCGGAGCCGCCCGAGTAGACCGAGCCCTCCGGGTCCGCGCCGATGACCTTCACCTTCCCGCCACTGGCCTCCTTGAGGTAGTTGCCGGTGCCGGAGATGGTGCCGCCGGTGCCGACGCCCGCGACGAAGTGGGTGATCTTCCCGTCCGTCTGCTCCCAGAGCTCGGGACCGGTGGTCTCGTAGTGCGAACGCGGGTTGTTCGGGTTCGAGTACTGGTCGGGCTTCCAGGCGCCCGGCGTCTCACGGACGAGGCGGTCCGAGACGTTGTAGTACGAGTCGGGGTGCTCGGGGTCGACGGCCGTGGGGCAGACCACGACCTCGGCGCCGTACGCCCGCAGCACGTTGATCTTGTCGAGCGACACCTTGTCCGGGCAGACGAAGATGCACTTGTAGCCCTTCTGCTGGGCCACGATCGCCAGGCCGACGCCGGTGTTGCCGGACGTGGGCTCGACGATGGTTCCGCCGGGCTTGAGCTCACCGCTCTGCTCGGCCGCCTCGATCATGCGCACGGCGATCCGGTCCTTGACCGAGCCTCCGGGGTTGAAGTACTCGACCTTGGCCAGAACGGTCGCCTGAATGCCCGCTGTGACGTTGTTGAGCTTCACCAGCGGGGTGTTGCCGACGAGGCTGATCATCGAGTCGTGGAATTGCACCGTAATCTCCGGGGTCTCCGTAATGGTGTGGCCAGCGTATGCGTAGTCGGAGCGGGTTACGGGGCAGTTAGACCCTGAACGGCTTGAAGGAGGTGACGGCCCCCATGTCGAGGGCGAGGGTGGCGCGGCGGATCGCGGCGGGTGCGGCGTACGGCGGCGGGAGCATCGGGCTGATCGGGGTGGCGGCGGTGGGGGTCCTCCTGGCCGAGGCACAGCTGGCCAAGCGCACGGTCTACGGCGCACCGGCGCCGCTGCCGCCGGTGGCGGACGGCCTCTACGGCCGCGCGTTCGGCACGGAGGACCCGCTGCGGCTGGCCCTTCTGGGTGATTCCACGGCGGCGGGCCAGGGGGTGCGCCGCTCGGGGCAGACGCCGGGCGCGCTGCTCGCCTCCGGGCTCGCGGCGGTGGCGGAGCGGCCGGTGGTCCTGCGGAACGTGGCGCTCTCGGGGGCGCGCTCGGACGATCTGGAGCGGCAGGTCTCGCTGCTCCTCGCGCAGCCGCTCGGGCCGCCGGACGTCTGCGTGATCATGATCGGCGCGAACGACGTGACGCACCGGCTGCCGGCGACCGAGTCGGTACGGCTCCTCGCCTCGGCCGTACGGCGGCTGCGGACGGTCGGCGCGGAGGTGGTGGTCGGCACCTGCCCGGATCTCGGCACGATCGAGCCGGTCTACCAGCCGCTGCGCTGGCTGGCCCGGCGGGCCTCGCGGCAGCTGGCGGCGGCGCAGACGATCGTGGTGGTGGAGCAGGGGGGCCGGACGGTGTCCCTGGGCGACCTCCTCGGGCCCGAGTTCGCGGCGAACCCGCGCGAGATGTTCGGGATCGACAGCTTCCACCCCTCGGCGGAGGGGTACGCGACGGCGGCGATGGCGGTCCTGCCGACGCTGTGCGCGGCACTGGGCGTCTGGCCGGAAACGGACCGGCTGGAGCCGGCGCGGCGGGAGGACATGCTGCCGGTGGCGAAGGCGGCGGCGGAGGCGGCGAAGGAGGCGGGGACGGAGGTCACGGGGGCGCGGGCGCCGTGGGCGCTGCTGAAGCACCGGCGCCGTCGCCGCCTCCCGGTCCCGACGGAATCCCCCACCCCGGAGGACGCCCAGGCGTGACGTCGCCGTCGTGGGCCCGCGCCGCGCCCGTGTGGGCAATCGTCCCGCTGGGGCGGGACGGGTGGGCACACGGGACGGCGCCCCCAGCCGGGCCCAGGCTTCCGCGCCCGAACCCGCACCACGACCGCGCCGCCACCGAGGGTGCGGGTCCGGGCACGGAAGCCTCTGGCGCCGGCAAGGGCGCCGTCCGTTGTGCCCACCCTCCCCCAAGCTCTCGGCTTCGCTCGAGCAGGGGGGACCCCCATCGCCCCAGCGGAACGATTGCCCACAACGGCGCGCCCTCGGCGTCGCCGCGCGGAATATCCGCAGCCTCCTGAGCGCTCGCTTAGAAAAGAGGTCCGCGTCACACCCTTCGGGCGGTGACCCGTGCGGTACGTACGGGTAACTTCCCTTTCAGTCCGCCCACTCCGCACCCTCAGGGAGCCGTCATGCCCGAAGCCGTGATCGTCTCGACCGCCCGCTCGCCCATCGGCCGGGCCTTCAAGGGCTCCCTCAAGGACCTGCGGCCGGACGACCTCACCGCGACCATCATCCAGGCCGCCCTGGCCAAGGTGCCGGAGCTGGACCCGCGCGACATCGACGACCTGATGCTCGGCTGCGGCCTCCCCGGCGGCGAGCAGGGCAACAACCTGGGCCGGATCGTCGCCGTGCAGATGGGCATGGACCACCTGCCGGGCTGCACGATCACCCGTTACTGCTCCTCCTCGCTGCAGACCTCCCGCATGGCGCTGCACGCGATCAAGGCGGGCGAGGGCGACGTCTTCATCTCGGCGGGCGTCGAGATGGTGTCCCGCTTCGTGAAGGGCAACTCGGACTCGCTGCCCGACACGCACAACCCCTTCTTCGCCGAGGCGGAGGCCCGCACCGCCGAGGTCGCCGCCTCCGAGGGCTCCACCTGGCACGACCCGCGCGAGGACGGCATCGTCCCGGACGCGTACATCGCGATGGGCCAGACCGCCGAGAACCTGGCCCGCTGGAAGGGCATCAGCCGCCAGGAGATGGACGAGTTCGGCGTACGGTCGCAGAACCTCGCCGAGCAGGCCATCAAGAACGGCTTCTGGGAGCGCGAGATCACCCCGGTCACGCTGCCCGACGGCACGGTCGTGTCCGCGGACGACGGCCC
This is a stretch of genomic DNA from Streptomyces sp. R44. It encodes these proteins:
- a CDS encoding MurR/RpiR family transcriptional regulator, whose translation is MSDSPAGRLQALFEGHRLTPTQRRIAHCMVRRAGDVPFLSSVELAELAGVSQPSVTRFAVALGFDGYPALRKHLRDSMPAAAEETSGHNEYQQAVLAEIENLQHLARLLADPAPVEKAGRLLAGSRPLAVLGLRAASSQARGFAYFAAKVHPDVRLLDEGGSMLKDRIDAAVRAGATALLCFALPRHPKEVVEALEYARAAGLTVVTVAESAFAPVAAHSDLLIPAAVGTGLAFDTACAPMLLGRVLLEAMADELPDAQARLEEFDTKAAARGLFVE
- a CDS encoding roadblock/LC7 domain-containing protein, translated to MTAEAEVLGELRRLRARLPQLTGALAASADGLVLAHDTVDGEAESVAALTAAALGVGQRLTDTTGQGRFRELLVRGEDGYVATYAAGGSAVLTLLAEPRINVGRLHLEARRASARIGELVDGALERRDLN
- a CDS encoding transcriptional regulator gives rise to the protein MSPATAATPRTAVSPMLVRLAAEKATGALLRDHGTLYLVDGRVVHAESPAAPGVDVLLTTGGRLPREGWDEAVDRAGAHRAVGRFLVDSGRLHDGELEICHLGAVFDAAFFALSPTSGPTRFRYGVGHWFGTVRPVSAEAVERETVRRRELLDAVWPYASVDTAPVVPRPASPGQTVGARQRALLAAADGERTPAELARLLGRPAFHTLLDVRRLAAAGLVETPLEPASAPPPPVVSAAPPVADPDIALLRRLRDALEAHL
- a CDS encoding SRPBCC family protein codes for the protein MTGTGTDTTSVVVERRVAASPGRVWEAITDLKDMPRVLSGVDRVQVLTEGGFDVGTRWRETRRMFGKEATEEMTVTECEPPDRYVTVADSHGMHYVSELTLTPDGAGSTTLRMAFSARPAGGRAPGVVARLLARFGAKAVAKALAKDLSDIAHAVESRG
- a CDS encoding cystathionine beta-synthase, with protein sequence MQFHDSMISLVGNTPLVKLNNVTAGIQATVLAKVEYFNPGGSVKDRIAVRMIEAAEQSGELKPGGTIVEPTSGNTGVGLAIVAQQKGYKCIFVCPDKVSLDKINVLRAYGAEVVVCPTAVDPEHPDSYYNVSDRLVRETPGAWKPDQYSNPNNPRSHYETTGPELWEQTDGKITHFVAGVGTGGTISGTGNYLKEASGGKVKVIGADPEGSVYSGGSGRPYLVEGVGEDFWPTAYDRNVTDRIVAVSDKDSFQMTRRLAKEEGLLVGGSCGMAVVAALEVAKELGPDDVVVVLLPDSGRGYMSKIFSDEWMAGHGFLEDTSTATVADVLRHKEGVLPSLVHMHPDETVGQAIEVLREYGVSQMPIVKPGAGHPDVMAAEVVGSVVERELLDHLFTQKASLEDPLEQHMSAPLPQVGSGEPVAALMAVLGESADAAIVLVEGKPTGVVSRQDLLAFLANGGSK
- the hutU gene encoding urocanate hydratase; its protein translation is MSGPRPVRAARGTELSALGWQQEAALRMLQNNLDPEVAEHPDKLVVYGGTGKAARDWRSFDAMVRTLRTLKQDETMLVQSGRPVGVMQTHEWAPRVLLANSNLVGDWANWEEFRRLEQLGLTMYGQMTAGSWIYIGTQGILQGTYETFAAVAAKKFGGTLAGTITLTAGLGGMGGAQPLAVTMNDGVAICIDVDPRAIERRIEHRYLDVKADNPAHALQLAVEARDARRPLSIGLLGNAAELLPQMLAEGAPIDIVTDQTSAHDPLSYLPVGVAFEDMADAAAKDPAGFTQRSRESMAKHVEAMVGFMDAGAEVFDYGNSIRGEAQLAGYDRAFAFPGFVPAYIRPLFCEGKGPFRWAALSGEASDIHKTDKAILDLFPENESLHRWIKMAGERVHFQGLPARICWLGQGERDKAGDMFNDMVGNGTLAAPLAIGRDHLDCGSVASPYRETEAMLDGSDAIADWPLLNAMVNVASGASWVSIHHGGGVGMGRSIHAGQVSVADGTKLAGEKIRRVLTNDPGMGVIRHVDAGYDIAERVADEKGVRVPMREGSDDEASA
- a CDS encoding SGNH/GDSL hydrolase family protein, whose protein sequence is MARRIAAGAAYGGGSIGLIGVAAVGVLLAEAQLAKRTVYGAPAPLPPVADGLYGRAFGTEDPLRLALLGDSTAAGQGVRRSGQTPGALLASGLAAVAERPVVLRNVALSGARSDDLERQVSLLLAQPLGPPDVCVIMIGANDVTHRLPATESVRLLASAVRRLRTVGAEVVVGTCPDLGTIEPVYQPLRWLARRASRQLAAAQTIVVVEQGGRTVSLGDLLGPEFAANPREMFGIDSFHPSAEGYATAAMAVLPTLCAALGVWPETDRLEPARREDMLPVAKAAAEAAKEAGTEVTGARAPWALLKHRRRRRLPVPTESPTPEDAQA
- a CDS encoding acetyl-CoA C-acetyltransferase, whose translation is MPEAVIVSTARSPIGRAFKGSLKDLRPDDLTATIIQAALAKVPELDPRDIDDLMLGCGLPGGEQGNNLGRIVAVQMGMDHLPGCTITRYCSSSLQTSRMALHAIKAGEGDVFISAGVEMVSRFVKGNSDSLPDTHNPFFAEAEARTAEVAASEGSTWHDPREDGIVPDAYIAMGQTAENLARWKGISRQEMDEFGVRSQNLAEQAIKNGFWEREITPVTLPDGTVVSADDGPRAGVTLEGVQGLKPVFRPDGLVTAGNCCPLNDGAAALVIMSDTKARELGLTPLARIVSTGVSGLSPEIMGLGPVEASKQALKRAGLTIGDIDLAEINEAFAAQVIPSYQDLGLDLDKVNVNGGAIAVGHPFGMTGARITGTLINSLQFHDKQFGLETMCVGGGQGMAMVIERLS
- a CDS encoding diaminopimelate decarboxylase — protein: MASSRRDLAVRATVDQGLLSPAEPVVALLDTAGIRASAAALTSAFAAVTDAHVLHAFAVKATPLVPVLRLLHEAGLGVEVASPGELALARAAGIPPAHTVLDSPAKTPAELRQALALGIAVNADNLQELARLDALVASAPTASPLGLRVNPQVGAGSIGALSTATATSKFGVTLRDEGARKTVVAACLERPWLTRLHTHTGSQGIPLALMAQGVGEAYALAEEINRAAGRQQIDTLDIGGGLPVNFTSDEETPTYAEYARLLADTVPGLFDGRYRLVTEFGRSLLAKHGTVLARVEYTKTSGGRPIAVTHAGVQLATRTVYAPESWPLRVLAYDSEGRPRTGDVTVQDVAGPACFAGDLLATGRALPLLHPGDVVAVPDTGAYYFAHHYAYNSLRRPGIHGFTVDDDGAVTFTTVREPQTLDEIVAEAGGARADALVR